AAATCCGAACAAATGTTATCGGTGTACCATTTGTCGTTGGTCGATTTAAGCAGGTGTTCTAATTCTGTTTTTAATTCCGGGCCGTTTTTAACATTAGTAAAAGGGATTCGGTTTAGTTGGTTTGGATCTTTTATATTATCGTAACCGTAAACTTCGGTTTGGCCGTCCTCATTAAGCAAAACAACCAAAGTTTGATTGCCCGTATACACTCCGCGCGATTTATAATCGATATAGAGTGCAGCTGTGGGTTTTTTCTGGCTGCCAGGTTTCGAAATGGCGTCAGCATAGTTTGCTCCTTGCACTTCTGACGGAATTTTTTCTTCCAGGCCCACCATACCCAAAATAGTTGGCATAACATCGGGTACACTTAAAATTAAATCCTCAACACGGTGTTCTAATTTATCGCCCCATTTTACAATAAACGGAATATTAAAAGCTTCCGTTTCAGGGTAAGGTTTGCCTTGGTGTCCATGACTTCCCAACATCTCGCCGTGGTCAGACGAAAAGCAAATGATGGTATTTTTATGCAGGTTTAGCTCTTCCAGTTTGTTAAGTACCATGCCAATAAAATGGTCAACGGCACTAACGTTGGCAAAATAATAAGCTGCATAATCGCCTGCTTCGTGGTCGGCATTTTTATGTGTCAGCAATTCTCCCAGCTCAACCACTCCATTGTTGGTGTATTGGTTGTAAAACTGCATGTAGGTGCTTTCTTCCGTCCACGGGTTGTGTGGCGGATTTAACGACCAAATCATAAAAAATGGTTTATCCGGATCGCGTTGCTTACGGTTGTTTTCCAGATATTCTACAATCTTTTCCGATTCAATTTCTGCTGAAAATCGTTTAGGCATATACAATTCGCCATCTTTTTTGCCCTCAATTGCTCCAGGGTCGTTCGAAAACACACGCGGGTTAAAATGCTCATCTTTCAAAGCCTGGAAAAAATAATCTATTCCATGACGATCGGGACCAGGAGGAACATAAGTGTCGTAACGGTTTAATAAATGGCCACCGGGCTCTTCCAAACTTCCCACATAATTTCCGTCTTTGTCAAAAAGTGGTTCGGTTTTTTGCCAGTGGCATTTCCCAAAATACGACACATTGTACCCCGCTTCAGCAAAAACATCGGTAATACAAACAGCATCGGTGCGCAGCTGTACTTCCCGATCGGCTCTGCAGTTGGAAGTTAAACCATTAAGGTCGGGGTACAAAC
Above is a genomic segment from uncultured Draconibacterium sp. containing:
- a CDS encoding sulfatase gives rise to the protein MQYLKLTLVTLIFTISFLSCSHKHTRQEQPNVIFIFPDQFRSYSLGFWSQGDNAKHLQGQPDPVSTPNLDKLAKQGVVFSRAVSNFPLCSPYRGMLLSGLYPDLNGLTSNCRADREVQLRTDAVCITDVFAEAGYNVSYFGKCHWQKTEPLFDKDGNYVGSLEEPGGHLLNRYDTYVPPGPDRHGIDYFFQALKDEHFNPRVFSNDPGAIEGKKDGELYMPKRFSAEIESEKIVEYLENNRKQRDPDKPFFMIWSLNPPHNPWTEESTYMQFYNQYTNNGVVELGELLTHKNADHEAGDYAAYYFANVSAVDHFIGMVLNKLEELNLHKNTIICFSSDHGEMLGSHGHQGKPYPETEAFNIPFIVKWGDKLEHRVEDLILSVPDVMPTILGMVGLEEKIPSEVQGANYADAISKPGSQKKPTAALYIDYKSRGVYTGNQTLVVLLNEDGQTEVYGYDNIKDPNQLNRIPFTNVKNGPELKTELEHLLKSTNDKWYTDNICSDFLNYNK